DNA sequence from the Deinococcus budaensis genome:
AGCGCGAACAGGAACATCAAGAAGGTGCCGGTGCCGGGACCCAGGAAGCCGTCGTACATCCCGATGATGAGGGCGCCGGGGAGCGTCAGCGCCAGCGTGCGGGCGGTCAGGCCGGGGTAGCGGTCTTCCAGGCCGAAGCGCTTGTTCGCCAGCACCAGCGCGCCCACGCCCAGAATCACCACGCCGACCAGGGTGCGAAAGGCGTCGGGGTCCACGAAGCGCACCAGAAAGGCGCCCAGCGCGCTCCCGACCAGGGCCAGCGGAATCATCCTCAACACCAGCGCCCGGTCCACGTGCCCTTTGCGCCAGTACTGCACGGTCGCGCTGCCCGACCCGAAGATGGCGAGCAATTTGTTGGTGGCGACCGTCTGCGCGGGCGACAGGCCCATGAAAAAGAGCGTCGGCAGCGTGATGGTGCCGCCGCCCCCCGCCACCGCGTCGATGAACCCGGCGAGAAAGGCGAGGGGGAGGCCGTAGAGGAGCACTTCGGGGCCGGGCACGGGGGGCAGTATAGGAGCCGTCAGCAGGCCGGGAGCTGGTGCTCAGGCTCCGTGCCTGCTGAAAGCTGAAGGATGACGGCTGACCGCTTTCCTACTCCTGATCCTTCCCGAGGTCGCTGCCGCGCCGGGTGGCCGCCACGACCGCGCCCATCAGCGCCCCGCGCACGCCCGCCGCCTCCAGCACCTCCAGTCCGGCGATGGTGGTGCCGCCGGGGCTGGAGACCTCGTCCTTGAGCAGGCCGGGGTGCGCCCGCTGCTGGAGGAGTTCGCCGCTGGCGACGAGCAGCTTGGCGGCGAGTTCGTTGGCCAGGGCGCGCGGCAGCCCCATGCGGACGCCCCCGTCGGCCAGCGCCTCGGCGACCACGGCGGCGTAGGCGGGTCCCGAGGCGCTCATGCCGGTAAAGGCATTGAAGAGGTGCTCGGGGAGGTCGTACACGTCGCCCACCGCGCCGAACAGCGAGTGCGCGAAGGCCAGGTCGCCCGCCAGTTCCGCCTCGCGCGGGGCCGTGATCGCGGTCTGGCTGCGCCCGATGGTGGCGGCGAGGTTGGGCATCACCCGCACCACGCGCTTGGTGCCCAGGCGGCGGCCCAGGGTGGCGGTGCTGACGCCCGCCATGGTGCTGATGTACCCGGCATTCTCCTGCGCCAGCCCCTCGCTGATGCCCGGAAACACGCGCGGCTGCACGCTGACCAGGATGCGCTCGGCGTATCTGAGGTCGGACTCGCCGATCAGGTGGGCGCCGGTGCGCGAGGCGAGGGCGGCCACGCGGGCGGCATTGGCGTCGAGCAGGCCGATGTCCCCTGCGGGCATCACACCGCGCGCCAGGACACCCTCCAGCAGAGCGAGGCCGAGTTTTCCGACGCCGACGATGGCGAGTCTCATGGGGGAGAGTGTAGCGGGCGGGTGGGCCGTGGCTCGCCTGGAGAGGAGCCGGGAAGCGGCCCCAGGCCCTAGACTCTCCCCCATGCTCGTGTACCACCTGCCCGGCACCCTGGAAACCCGCGAACACGACCTCGACCTGCTGTGGGAGGCGGGCGCGACCGGCCTGGAGGAACGCGCGGGCGTGATCCGCGCCTATTTCGAGGCGCGGACCGAGCTGCCCGCTGCCCTGGCGGACGGCGAGTGGCGCGAGGAGGCCGACCAGGACTGGCAGGCCGAGTTCCGGCGCACGCTGCGCCCGGTGGTCGCGGGCCGGATCACCATCGTCGCGCCGTGGCAGCGGGAGGAGGTGACGGCCGGGCAGACCCCGCTGGTGATCGAGCCGGGCATGGCCTTCGGGACCGGCCACCACGCGACCACCCGGCTGGCGGTGGAGGCGCTCTCGGAATTGGGGCTGGAGGCGCTGGGGCCAGGCGGGCAGGGCGCGCGGGTGCTCGACGTGGGCACCGGCAGCGGCGTGCTCGCCATCGCGGCGGCGCTGCTGGGTGCCCGCTTCGCCTTCGGGGTGGACATCGACCCCATCACCATCCCGATCGCCCGCGAGAACGCGGAGATCAACGGGGTTCCGGCGGGCCGGGTGCGCTTCGAGGAGGGCACGCTGGGGCTGGGCCAAGTGGGTGAGGGGCAGGACGCGCTGACCTTTCCTGAGGAGGGCGTGGACGCCTACGACGTCCTCGTCGCCAACCTCTACGCCGAGCTGCACGACCTGCTGGCCGGGGACTACGCCGAGCATCTGGTGCCCGGCGGGGTGCTGGTGCTCACCGGCATCTTGACCGTCAAGCTGCCCCTGGTGCGCGCGGCGCTGGCGCGGGAGGGGTTCGGGGACGTGCAGGAGACCGTTGACGGCGAGTGGGCGCGCGTGACGGCCCGCGCGCCGCGCTGAGGGCCGGACGGTGGCTCCTCACCGGGTCCGGGTGGACGCGCTGGCGCCCGAGATGACCCTCGGCCCCCGCGAGGCGCGGCACCTGCATGTGCTGAGGCTGCGGGCGGGCGACTCGCTGCGGGTGTTCGACGGGCAGGGGGCGGAAGCGGAGGCGACCCTGACCGCGCTGGACGAGGCGCGGGCGCTGCTGACGCTGGGCGAGGCGCTGATGGGCACCGCCGAAACCCCGCAGCCCGTCACGCTGGCGGTCGCGCTGCTCAAGGGCGACAAGCTCGCGGACGTGGTGCGCGCGGCCACCGAACTCGGCGCGGCGCGTATTCAGCTGCTCGTGACCCGCCACGCCGACGCCCGCGAGATCGGGGAGCAAAAGCTCTCGCGCCTGCGCCGGATCGCCCAGGAGGCCAGCAAGCAGTCGCGCCGGGCCGTCACGCCGGAGGTGCTCGCGCCGCTGCCGCTGGCCGAGTGGCGCTGGGAGGGCCAACTGTTCGTCGCGCAGCCGGGCAGCCGGGAGCGGCTGACCGAGCACCTGAGCTGGCAGGCCCCCGTGACGGTGCTCAGCGGCCCGGAGGGAGGCCTCTCGGACCCCGAGGTCGCGGCGCTCACGGCGCGGGGAGCGGTCGCGGTCACGCTGGGGCCGCGCATCCTGCGGGCGGAGACGGCCCCGCTGGCGCTGCTGGGGGCCATCGTGGCGACCGGGGTCTAGCGGTCCACCGCGCCCGGCGCTCACCCGGCCTTCTTACAATGCGGGCATGGTCCGGCCCTCCCCCACCCTGCGCCCGCTGCTGCTGGCGGGCCTGCTGCTGCCCCTGCTGGTGGGCTGCCGCTACACCTATCTCCCGCTGATTCCGGCGCCCGCCGAGGTCGCGCTGCCCACCCGCGTGACGAGCGCGGCCCTGACCCGCGAGGGCGGCGCCCTGGTGCTGCGGGCGCGGGTGGAGGGCCGCTTCGAGCCGGGCTACCTCAGCGTGGCGTGGTTCGACAGCGGGCGCGAGCTGGGGCGCGACAGCGTGTACCTCGACGCGGCGCAGCGCGAGGCGACCTTCCGGCTGGAGGCGCCGGAGGCGGGGGCCTACCGCGCGGTGCTGGCCTTCGGGGGCAACGTGCTGCGGCAGGTCGAGCTGTACGAGGTCGAGCCGTGACGGGCGCGGAGATGACGGGCGTGGTGGAGTGGACGCGCGGCACCGTGGAGCGCTTCGTCTGGCGCGGCAGCAGGGCGGAGGGCGAGGTCCTCCCCTACCGTCAGGAACCCTGGGCCGCCCCGGTGAACTACGGCTGCCTGCCGGGCACCCGCAACCCCGCCGACGGCAGCGAGGTGGACGCCGTGTGGCTGGGGGAGGCGCTGGCGGTGGGTACCCACGTTCGCGCCGTTCCCGCCGGGCTGCTGCGGCTGACCGACGGCGACCACAAGGTGATCTTCGGTGATCTGGAGGAACACCACGGGGGCGACCTGCTCGCCTTGCTGGCGTGGTTCGCCCCCGAGCGCGGCGCGGAACTGCTCGGCCCGCAGGAGGCGGCAGCTTGGCTCGCGTCGCTGGACAACACGGAAGACAGGGCGCCGGACCGCTGAGCGGGCCAGCGCCTGTGCGCTGCGGGTCCCTGTCTTTCCTCCCCTACCGCTCGGCCGGGGCCGACTCGCGCGCGCGGTAGAGCTTGGCGGGGCGCCCACCCTGACCGTACTGGTGGTCCAGGCTGGCGCGGCCCGTCCGGACGAGGTGTTCAAGGTAGCGCCAGGCCGTGACCCTCGAGAGCTGCGCGCGGTCCCCGACCTCCTCGGCGCTGAGGGCGGCAGCGGCAGCGTCCAGCACGCCTGCCACCCGTTCGAGGGTATGCGGATCGATGCCGCGCGGCAGCGGTTCGGGCGCCCCCCCGCTGACCCCCAGCAGGCGGTCGAGCTGCGACTGGCCGAGTGGGCCGCGCCCCCCCGCGAGCGGCGTGCGGCGGGCGCGGTGCCGGGCGACCACTTCGGCCAGCCGGGCGCCGGTAAAGGGCTTGATCAGGTAGTCGAAGGCCCCCTGCGCCAGCGCGGTGCGGACGCTGGCCTCGTCGTCGGCGGCGGTGATCAGCGCCACGTCGGTCGTGCGGCCCTGCGCGCGCCAGTGCCGCAGCAGCCCCAGGCCGCTTCCGTCAGGCAGATGCACGTCGAGCAGGATCAGGTCAGGCTCCAGGGCCTGCGCCAACGCGTCCGCCTGCGCGAGCGTGGCGGCGCTGCCCACCACATGCACGCCCTCGTCACGTTCCAGCAGGTCGCGGTTGACCCGCGCGACCCGCAGGTCGTCCTCGACCAGCAGCACCCGCACGCGGCTCATGTCTGCTCCGCCAGGGGGGCTGGCGCGGGGATCGTCCGGGCGGGCGGCGGCAGGTTCACCTGAAAGACGGTGCGCTCTCCCCGCCGCGTGCACCTCACCTCGCCGCCCAGGGCCAGCACGCGGGCGTGGACCCCCGCCAGGCCGTAGCCCCGGCCCTCGCCCTTGCTGCTCGCGCCGCGCGTGAACAGCCGGGCGGCGACTTCGGGGGCCACGCCGGGGCCGCTGTCCTCCACCTCGATCTGGGCGCCGTCGGGGTCCTCCCCGATCAAGACGGTCACGCGGCCGGGCCGCCCGCCCAGCGCCTCGAAGGCGTTCTCGGTGAGGTTGCCCACCGCCGTGACCAGCGTGTCGGCGTGCCGCTCCCAGGCGGGCGACAGGCTGCTTTCCGCCGCCACCTCGAACGCGATGCCGAGTTCCTGCGCCCGCTCGCGCTTTCCGGCCAGCAGCGCGACCAGCCGGGGCACCTGCACGCCCCGCAGCAGCCCCCGGAACTGCGCCCCCTGCTCGATCTCCGCGCTGAGCACCCGCAGCGCCTCTTCCGGGCGGCCCAGTTGCAGCAGGCCGGAGAGGACGTGCAGGCGGTTTTGGTACTCGTGCGTCTGCGCGCGCAGCACGTCCACGAAGCCGCGCGCGTGGGTGAGTTCGTCGGCCAGCGCCAGCGCCTCGGCCCGGTCGCGGAAGCTGGCGACAAAGCCCCCGCCCTCCAGCGGTTCGACATTGACCAGCACCGGCTGTCCGCGCAGCATCAGTTCCACGTTCTGCTGGCGCGCCGCCTCACCCGCCGCGAGGTGCAGGGCGAGTTCGGGCCACGCGGCGGCCAGGGGCGTGGGCAACCGGGGAGCCGCCAGCGCCTCGGCGGCGCGGTCGCTGGCAAGGGTCATCAGGCCGCCCGCGTCCACCGCGATCACGCCCTCGCGCAGCGCGGCGAGCACCGCCCGCTGCTGGCCCACCAGCGCCGTGATCTGCTCGGGTTCGAGGTTCAGGATCTGGGCGCGCAGCTGCCGCGCCGCCCACACGGCGCCCGCCGTGCCCAGCCCCAGCGCCAGCAGGAACCAGGGCGCCAGACTCAGCAGCGCCTGCCCGACCAGGTGCCAGACCTGCGGCAGCAGGTAGCCGGTGCTCACCACCCCGACCACCTGCCCGCCTGCCCACACCGGCACCTTGCCGCGCACGCTCCGGCCCAGGCTGCCGCGCGCCACGCTCACGACCTCGCGGCCCGCCAGCGGTTCCCCGTTGTCCCCGCCCTCCATGGGCTGCCCCAGCCGCGAGGCGACCGGGTGCGCCAGCCGGATGCCCCGGCGGTTGCCCACCACGATGAAGTCGGCCTCCGCCGCCGCGCGCAGCGTTTCGACCTCGGCATTCAGGGCCGGATTCTGCCGCCCGGCCTCCGCGCCCCGCACCACCGCCGGCAGCCGGGCCACCAGGCGGCTGGCGGTCAGCGCCCGCTCGCCCAGCCGCTCGCGCGCCTGCCCGTACAGGTGCGCCGTTTGCACTCCCGCCAGCAGCAGCGTCATGGCGCACAGCACCAGCAGATGCAGCCGCACCAACCTCCCCTGCAACCCTGGACGGGAATGCCGCCGGGCAGGGGCCAGCCAGGAGCGGGCGAGAAAGGTCATAGCCGTGTCCCCCGCATTCTAGGCCGGGACCGGGCGGCCCTCTCCCCTTGCGTGCATTGCGTTCACGGTCGTGCATTCCGGTCACGAAAAAAGGCGTGTGGCACGCTGGAAAACCTTGCGCGGGCCAGCAACGGGGAGTACCGTGAAGAGGCTCTTACAGCTCAGAAATGTGCGCGGCGGCCGCGACGGACCCGCACTCCCCGGAGGACCCATGAAACAAGTGCTGTCGTTGGCCCTGCTGCTCTCCCTCGCTCCCCTGACTGTTGCCCAGAACCTTTCGGGGCTGCGGATCATGGCCCCGGCCAGCCCCGGCGGCGGCTGGGACCAGACCTCGCGCGCCATCCAGACGGTGCTGCAAAGCGAGGGCATCGTGCGGCCCGTGCAGGTCTACAACGTGCCGGGCGCAGGCGGCACCATCGGCCTGGCGCAGCTGTACAACGCCCGGGGCGAGGACAAGCTGCTGATGACCATGGGTCTGGTGATGGTCGGCGCGGTGCAGACCAACGCCAGCAAGGTGGACCTCTCGCGCGTCACGCCCATCGCCCGGCTGACCGGCGAGTACGAGGTCGTGGTCGTGCCTGCCGCCAGCCCCTACAAGACCATGAAGGACCTGACGGCGGCCTGGAAAGCCAACCCCGGCGGGGTCGCCTTCGCGGGCGGCAGCGCGGGCGGCACCGACCACATGCTGGTGGGGCTGCTGGCGCAGGCGGCGGGCGTGGACCCCAGGAAGATGAACTACGTGCCCTTCAGCGGCGGCGGCGAGACGCTGGCGGCCCTGCTGGGCAACCAAGTCGCGGCGGGCGTGGCCGGGTACGGCGAGTTCGAGGCGCAGATCAAGGCGGGCAAACTGCGGCTGCTGGGCATCTCCTCGGCGAGGCGCCAGCCCGGCATCGCTGCGCCCACCTTCAAGGAGCAGGGCCTGAACGTGGAACTCGCCAACTGGCGCGGCATCGTGGCGCCTCCCGGCATCAGCGCGAGCGAAAAGGCCGCCCTGGTCGCCGCGATGGACAAGTTGCACGCCAGCAAGGAATGGAAGGACACCCTCAAGACCCGCAACTGGACCGACCTGTACCTCAGCGGCAGCCGGTTCGACGTGTTCCTCAAGTTGGAGCAGAGCCGCACGCGGGCGATCCTGAAAGACATCGGCCTCGTCAAGTAGGCCCGGAGCGGTGGGGCGGCGCAGGAAGGCCGCCCCGCTTCTGTTTGTTCGTCTTCCCCGCAAGGAGTTCTGCCATGCCTGCTGATCCATCTCTTTCCTCCTCTCCAGCTCCAGCCCAGCAGCGCGGCGTCAGTCTGCCCGACCTGCTCGTCGCGCTGGGCGTCACCTCGCTGGGCGCGGCGCTGCTCCTGGGCAGCTTCCAGATTCCCTTCGGCA
Encoded proteins:
- a CDS encoding 16S rRNA (uracil(1498)-N(3))-methyltransferase, translated to MAPHRVRVDALAPEMTLGPREARHLHVLRLRAGDSLRVFDGQGAEAEATLTALDEARALLTLGEALMGTAETPQPVTLAVALLKGDKLADVVRAATELGAARIQLLVTRHADAREIGEQKLSRLRRIAQEASKQSRRAVTPEVLAPLPLAEWRWEGQLFVAQPGSRERLTEHLSWQAPVTVLSGPEGGLSDPEVAALTARGAVAVTLGPRILRAETAPLALLGAIVATGV
- a CDS encoding Bug family tripartite tricarboxylate transporter substrate binding protein, whose product is MKQVLSLALLLSLAPLTVAQNLSGLRIMAPASPGGGWDQTSRAIQTVLQSEGIVRPVQVYNVPGAGGTIGLAQLYNARGEDKLLMTMGLVMVGAVQTNASKVDLSRVTPIARLTGEYEVVVVPAASPYKTMKDLTAAWKANPGGVAFAGGSAGGTDHMLVGLLAQAAGVDPRKMNYVPFSGGGETLAALLGNQVAAGVAGYGEFEAQIKAGKLRLLGISSARRQPGIAAPTFKEQGLNVELANWRGIVAPPGISASEKAALVAAMDKLHASKEWKDTLKTRNWTDLYLSGSRFDVFLKLEQSRTRAILKDIGLVK
- a CDS encoding 50S ribosomal protein L11 methyltransferase, with the protein product MLVYHLPGTLETREHDLDLLWEAGATGLEERAGVIRAYFEARTELPAALADGEWREEADQDWQAEFRRTLRPVVAGRITIVAPWQREEVTAGQTPLVIEPGMAFGTGHHATTRLAVEALSELGLEALGPGGQGARVLDVGTGSGVLAIAAALLGARFAFGVDIDPITIPIARENAEINGVPAGRVRFEEGTLGLGQVGEGQDALTFPEEGVDAYDVLVANLYAELHDLLAGDYAEHLVPGGVLVLTGILTVKLPLVRAALAREGFGDVQETVDGEWARVTARAPR
- a CDS encoding response regulator — protein: MSRVRVLLVEDDLRVARVNRDLLERDEGVHVVGSAATLAQADALAQALEPDLILLDVHLPDGSGLGLLRHWRAQGRTTDVALITAADDEASVRTALAQGAFDYLIKPFTGARLAEVVARHRARRTPLAGGRGPLGQSQLDRLLGVSGGAPEPLPRGIDPHTLERVAGVLDAAAAALSAEEVGDRAQLSRVTAWRYLEHLVRTGRASLDHQYGQGGRPAKLYRARESAPAER
- a CDS encoding inorganic diphosphatase, translating into MTGVVEWTRGTVERFVWRGSRAEGEVLPYRQEPWAAPVNYGCLPGTRNPADGSEVDAVWLGEALAVGTHVRAVPAGLLRLTDGDHKVIFGDLEEHHGGDLLALLAWFAPERGAELLGPQEAAAWLASLDNTEDRAPDR
- a CDS encoding ATP-binding protein; translated protein: MTFLARSWLAPARRHSRPGLQGRLVRLHLLVLCAMTLLLAGVQTAHLYGQARERLGERALTASRLVARLPAVVRGAEAGRQNPALNAEVETLRAAAEADFIVVGNRRGIRLAHPVASRLGQPMEGGDNGEPLAGREVVSVARGSLGRSVRGKVPVWAGGQVVGVVSTGYLLPQVWHLVGQALLSLAPWFLLALGLGTAGAVWAARQLRAQILNLEPEQITALVGQQRAVLAALREGVIAVDAGGLMTLASDRAAEALAAPRLPTPLAAAWPELALHLAAGEAARQQNVELMLRGQPVLVNVEPLEGGGFVASFRDRAEALALADELTHARGFVDVLRAQTHEYQNRLHVLSGLLQLGRPEEALRVLSAEIEQGAQFRGLLRGVQVPRLVALLAGKRERAQELGIAFEVAAESSLSPAWERHADTLVTAVGNLTENAFEALGGRPGRVTVLIGEDPDGAQIEVEDSGPGVAPEVAARLFTRGASSKGEGRGYGLAGVHARVLALGGEVRCTRRGERTVFQVNLPPPARTIPAPAPLAEQT
- the proC gene encoding pyrroline-5-carboxylate reductase — protein: MRLAIVGVGKLGLALLEGVLARGVMPAGDIGLLDANAARVAALASRTGAHLIGESDLRYAERILVSVQPRVFPGISEGLAQENAGYISTMAGVSTATLGRRLGTKRVVRVMPNLAATIGRSQTAITAPREAELAGDLAFAHSLFGAVGDVYDLPEHLFNAFTGMSASGPAYAAVVAEALADGGVRMGLPRALANELAAKLLVASGELLQQRAHPGLLKDEVSSPGGTTIAGLEVLEAAGVRGALMGAVVAATRRGSDLGKDQE
- a CDS encoding TSUP family transporter, with amino-acid sequence MPGPEVLLYGLPLAFLAGFIDAVAGGGGTITLPTLFFMGLSPAQTVATNKLLAIFGSGSATVQYWRKGHVDRALVLRMIPLALVGSALGAFLVRFVDPDAFRTLVGVVILGVGALVLANKRFGLEDRYPGLTARTLALTLPGALIIGMYDGFLGPGTGTFLMFLFALVGFNLVRASGNARTINFATNLGAFLFFLIGGQMVWWIGLPMGVANALGATLGARMAMLRGSGFVKVMYGVIVVLVAARLLTQ